A window of Clostridioides sp. ES-S-0010-02 genomic DNA:
ATAACATCTATTTGTCGAATCTATTTACCTTAAATAATCTCATATTTTTATCTTCTTCTCCAAGGTATAGCTTACTAAGCATTATACCTCCTAATATTGCAAAAAGTATTCCATTAGCTCCATAGCCTAAACAGTACCATAAGTTATGATTTTTGTTATCAGGTCCAATAAAACCTAAGTTATCTAAAGTAGAAGCAAAGCAACCACAATACTTGTATTCAATTTGTATATCTTTTATATCCTTAAACATGCCCTTTAGCCTTTGTTCTAAAATATCATATTTTTTATTTGCTAAAGCCTCATCTTCTATATCACTAAAGTCTACATCTTCGCCACCTATAATCAATCTATTATCTTTAGTGGTTCTTAGATAATTATATGGGTCACAATTGTCTCTAATCAGAATATTGTCTTTCCAAGAATCAATATCTTTAAGTGGTTTTGTAGCTATATTAAAGGTATTAGATTTAGTTGCAAAATTTCTATTTGTAAATAAACTTGTATTATATCCTGTAGCCACAATTAGTTTTTTGCCATAAACTTTATAACCATAAGACACTTCAGCTGTTACTTTATCATTTGAAAAGTCTATTTTTTTTACTTCTGTATTTTCATATACTTCAAGACCTTTTTTTAGACTTACATCAATGAGATGCTGACTATATTTATATGGGTCTAGCTCTCGTCCACCATTTTTTGCTATCAATCCTGACTTTAAATCAAAACCAAAAGGATTTGTAGATTCATCAATATACTCAACATCAAATCCATTTTCTTTTCTTAAATCATATTCTTCTTTTATAGCTTTTATTTCAAGTTTATTGGCAGTGTAAAGTAAAGTATCTCTTTTTGCATAA
This region includes:
- a CDS encoding FAD-binding oxidoreductase; protein product: MNQEYVKGKPIFTSINKIPRQFPYLTDDIDTDVIIVGGGVTGCICAYYLAKNNIKSVILEKGRIAHGSTSVTTSLLQYELDDNLIDLTEVMTLTDALKAYNLCVSALEELDKFIELHGNKCDYAKRDTLLYTANKLEIKAIKEEYDLRKENGFDVEYIDESTNPFGFDLKSGLIAKNGGRELDPYKYSQHLIDVSLKKGLEVYENTEVKKIDFSNDKVTAEVSYGYKVYGKKLIVATGYNTSLFTNRNFATKSNTFNIATKPLKDIDSWKDNILIRDNCDPYNYLRTTKDNRLIIGGEDVDFSDIEDEALANKKYDILEQRLKGMFKDIKDIQIEYKYCGCFASTLDNLGFIGPDNKNHNLWYCLGYGANGILFAILGGIMLSKLYLGEEDKNMRLFKVNRFDK